A segment of the Salminus brasiliensis chromosome 1, fSalBra1.hap2, whole genome shotgun sequence genome:
tttttatttatttataacagtAGAATGTGTGCGCCAGTGTGTGCATGTTGTACCGGTTTGCTGGAcgtcctcctcatcctctcagTGCCATGCAGAGTGGGCATTTCCTCACTCTCCAACTGCTGTCGCTGAATGGCAAatctgacagacacacacaaacaccccccTGGTTTGATTCTTACAGACATGACGTCGCAGCAAACTTTCTTTTTAATGAACTGGGCTATAAAACAGACTTAATGTTTACTTATTCAATATCTCttcaaaagtatctggacagtCAACTGCGTAAGTCCAGTTTGTATAGTCTCTATGTCATTTCCAAAAAtgacttttgtatttaattaatattatggAGGATTTGTACTTTGCTTGAGTTTTGCTTACTCCATTACCTTAAATCACCTTGATTCCATTTTTTTGCATTGACTACTTTTAAAAGTTAAGAggtttttctccttttcctgtaaagttgccattttgcagcaacaatttatttttttactattatGGGTGATTCCTCACCTAGTGAAATGTCCCTTTATGTACATGAAAGTTTTGTACCCAAGCCAGACAATGAAACTTCTCTGTtacaataaaattataaaaaagtgtcaatattttaccaaaaaacagagagaaatgtttacattatttatatgtattgaaCAGCATCTTTTACTAGATGAATAGTTATCCATGACCCGTGATTACTCATTACCACAACATGCCATTGCCAACACAAAACCTGTAATGGCAACTTTTTAGTTTCAtcttaaaaatatttgtaactattcagaaatgaaaatgaaatgcaaACTAAACTACCTGAAACAAGCTACATTATTTGCCACTtggcaaataaatataaaatattttaattatatatagtCATGGTCACCATGACACATTTACTGTACATCATGTAAATATAGTCATGACATAATTTAACCTTACTTAGCACAAATTGTATTTCTCAAAAGTTAAGATTCTACAAAGAGCCCCCAAATGTAGAATCACCCTATATACTTAGTGTGTTAAAAGTTTTGGTAGTAATGCAATTACATATGGATAAAGAAgcagtgtaatatatatatatatatatatatatatatatatatatatatatatatatatatatatatatatatatatatatatatatgtgtgtgtgtgtgtgtgtgtgtgtgtgtgtgtgtgtgtatactgacCTCCCCAGGGGAAGAAGCTGCAGCATCATCTTGTGTTTGTACAGGTCTCTCTGCAGCTCCTGAAAATGCTTATACTTCCTCTTCACTGTCCAGGTGAACTCACCATGGGTCAGACGCACCGTGTACAGAGTGCACACACGCACCTGTCATCACACACAAAGTATGATTATCAGTTTTCAATAAAGCCATAAAGACATTTCACACACAATGACGATGGCCACAGTCTATGTACTATATACTACAGCTATATATTACAAACGTAATCATTTGAACCCACATTTTGTTTAGACACgtgcaagtacacacacacacacacacaccttagaACGAGTAGTGTATCTTTCAGTGTTCTCCACTCTGCAGGTGATGGGAGTGTTGTGAAGCAGCGGAGACACATTCCCCTCCTTCAGGTCAGCCAGATGATGCACCACAAAAAACTCCCGCACTTCTGTACcgcacacatatacaaacataaACCCATTGAACATATTTAGTAGTCCGATAATAACCTGAATCTGaggttgggtcatgcaacaagacaatgaccaaTAGCACACAAGCAGGTTTAGCAACCTCACAATGGTTAGacttttggaatggcctagtCAAAGTCCCGACATAAACGATACTGAAATAAAGTGGCAGGAAATGAAACATGAAGGCCTACAAATGTCACTGAGCTGAAGCGGTTCTGCAAAGAGTAAAGCAAAATTCCTCCATGACCaggtccaggtagtgtagccagtgttccttttacaTTTGCACGTATGAACTCTGCATCCAGCTGGATCTCTAGGAACACTCAGGGTCTTTGCTGTTCTGTTTGTAtccttttttcttgtttgtgctAGGCAATGATCTCTTCTCTAAACTTTCTAGACAACTCTCTTcacatcacagtcaacaaacccTCTAGCCAGTCCAGGTATTTAATGCgttttatctcaagcacacctgatgcaactaataAAGCTCTTGACTGATGTGGTGTTGAATGTGtggaaagcacttgttctattagttgtgttgagctgtttacattgttcttgtttgatagATTTATTGCAAACTGCTGAaattttgtccattttgctaataaacctaatttgcaatgggggttCCAAATgcaaactgtaaaatatccatCACACTTTTGTATGTACAAATCTGTGTTTAATGTAGGAGTACACATGATATAGTGGGACTGGATGATATAgtaaaaatatcacaatatgtaaaaacattttcacaTACTGACAATATActaataaaagcatattgtgtatcacaatacagttttttttttcatgatttaATAAGGCTCTCAACCTGCGTGTGAACGATGACTGAACTGAATATCGGCCAGTAAAATATACCGCAAACATTTACATCACTAATACTTCAACAGCACTCTCAATTATACAGATGTCAAACTAAACCAACTGGGGTTGTTTGGAGCACCTTGGCAATCAAAAGATTTGGTGATCAGACGTTTTATGAAATTCCACATAGTGTAAAGGTTCTATTTCACTGAAAGGATTTTGATGGAACCCTACATTCAAACCAGGAATCTGTAAGAGCAGGGTCTTCACTTCTTCCCTTACCTTGGATGATGCAAGATTTCACAGAAAACTCCTCAACTGTGTGTCACTATGAAAAAAAGTGCATCTGAGGTGTATATAATGCTGTATTGAGGCAACACCAGTTCAGCTTGCCATTTACACCTTCCTACCAGAGACTTGACTAGAGGGAGGAGCATTATATGGTCAATCCAGATTACATCATTTAGGGCAAGGCAAGAAGAATCAGGAGACCAGGGACTGCTTCACAAAACAAGTATCCCCAATTTTCTTCAAATTGTAGAGCACAAATTCTGTTTTCCTGCTaaattcaaataataaaaaaaacatatcaaaCCATTTTACATGGTaagccttttttttaaatatataaataataagtaataacaCACTTCAAAACAGAATATGTCTGGGCTTCTAAGCGTTAAATGTTATTTGTAAACACATCCCACCCAGTACTTCTGCTTTATCAACGACCAACTAAGAGGAGGAGCTATGCTCAACCTCTCAAAACGAAACAGAAATGTTCAGTTGTGctctttcacacacagcttTCTCACCTCAGCTTTTTGGCGAGTCTCTTCACCCTAGAACTTTATCATCTTGGAGGAAACAACATCAGCAGGCTTTATTAAAACTGGTGAGTGTGAATAAAGTTAAGATTTTTGCTCTTTGTCTTTTCCTTTGGTTGAGTTACGTTGTGAGATCTATGAGTATTATACACATTCACTACAAGTGTTTTACAGGTGTATTACAGCATGTTAACTGATTTCAACCTGATGGAAAAAAGGATTAGAATGTggttaaaagtgtaaaagtgtaaaatgggTGCAGTGTGCTACCCATTAGGCCTTAGGGAGTCCAAAAGTAACACTAAGCAACAATCTGTGAAAGACCGGAAAGCAATATTATGGTGGGCcattgtgcatatatatatatatatatatatatatatatatatatatatatatatatatatatatatatatatatatacagtgagtccaagaagtatttgatcccttgctgattttctttgtttgcccactaataaagacactatccttctgcacttttaatggtagatatattctaacatggagagacagaatatcaagacaaaaatccagaatataattttaaagaatatattttaattaatttgtatttcaatgaggaaaataagtatttgatccctcttgccaaacacactcaatacttagtggcaaagcctttgtttgcaagcacagcggtgagacgtttgttgtagttaaccacaagtttagcagacacaccagggggaattttggcccactcttctttgcagatcctctctaaatcatgaaggttggtgggctgtcgcttggcaactctgaccttcagctccctccatagattttcgatcggattgaggtctggcgactggctgggccactccatgaccttaatgtgatttttcttgagccaatcctttgttgcctttgctgtatgtttagggtcgttatcatgttggaagacccaaccacggcccattttcagatccctggcagaggggaggaggttgtccctcaggattgtgcggtacatggctccatccatcttcccagtgatgcggtgaagtagccctgtacccttggcagagaaacacccccaaaacattatgcttccacctccatgcttgacggtgggcacagtgttcttggggtcataggcagcatttttcttcctccacacatggcgggtggagttgaggccaaaaagttcaattttggtctcgtctgaccacaaaaccttctcccaataacttggttcatctttcaaatgatcattggcatacttgaggcgcgcctccacatgtgctctcttcagcaggggtacctttcgggcactgcaggatgtgaatccattgttgcgcaaagtgttgccaattgtttccttgcaaactgtggtcccagctgccttcaggtcatttgctaactcctgccgagtggttgcaggacgatttctgactgttctcagcatcattgccaccccacgaggcgaaatcttctttggagcaccgggccgaggtctgttgattgtcatgttatactctttaaactttctgataattgcaccaatagttgttactttcacatccaacaccttactaatctttttgtagcccattccagctttgtgaaggtcaacaattctgactctgaggtcctgtgacagctctttggttttacccatgttggagacttgaaatctgtgtgatctgtctgattctgtggacaggtgtttttcacacaagtgattagtgagaacaggtggcttcaggtcaggtaacaagttgattgggagtgtctaactggtctgtaaaagccagaactgctaatgaatactaagggatcaaatacttatttcactccatgaaatacaaatcaattaatatatattccttagatttattttctggattttctttttaatattctgtctctccatgtaagaatacatctaccattaaaagtatagaatgatcatgtctttattagtgggccaacgaagaaaatcagcaagggatcaaatacttcttggactcactgtatatatatacagtggggagaacaagtatttgatacactgctgatttttcaggttttcccacttgcaaagcatgtagaagactgtaatttttatcataggtactcttcaactgtgagtgatggaatctaaaacaaaaatccagaaaaatacattgtatgatttttaaataattaatttccattttattgtgggaaataagtatttgatacaccagaaaaagaaacttaatatttagtacagaaacctttgtttgcaattacagagatgagacgtttcctgtagttcttgacaaggtttgcacacactgcagcagggattttggcccactcctccatacagatctcctccagagccttcaggtttcgtggctgtcgctgggccacacggactttaagctccctccaaagattttctattggattcaggtctggagactggctaggccactccaggaccttaagatgtttcctacggagccactctttaggtgccctggctgtgtgttttgggtcgttatcatgctggaagacccagccacgacccatcttcagtgctcttactgagggaaggaggttgttggccaaaatctcacgatacatggccccatccatccttcccacaatacggtgcagtcgtcctgtcccctttgcagaaaagcatccccaaagaatgatgtttccaccgccatgcttcacggttgggatggtgttcttggggttgtactcatcattcttcttcctccaaacatgacgagtggagtttaaaccaaaaagttctatttttgtctcatcagaccacatgaccttctcccattcctcctctggatcattcagatggtcatttgcaaacttcagacgggctttgacatgcgttggcttgaggaagggcaccttgcgtgcactgcaggattttaatccttgacggcgtagagtgttactgattgttttctttgagactgtggtcccagctctattcaggtcattgaccaggtcctgccgtgtaattctgggctcattcctcaccttcctcaagatcattgatgctccacgaggtgagatcttgcatggcgccccagaccgagggagattatctgttattttgcatttcttccattttctaataattgcaccaacagttgttgccttctcaccaagctgcttgcctattgtcctgtagcccatcccagccttgtgcaggtctacaattttatccctgatgtccttacaaagctctctggtcttgggcattgtggagatgctggagtctgattgattgagtgtgtggacaggtgtcttttatacaggtaacgagttcaaacaggtgcagttaatacaggtaatgagtggagaacaggagggcttcttaaagaagtaacatgtctgtgagagccaaaattcttactggttgatagatgatcaaatacttatttctcacaataaaatggaaattaattatttaaaaatcatacaatgtatttttctggatttttgttttagattccatcactcacagttgaagagtacctatgataaaaattacagtcttctacatgctttgcaagtgggaaaacctgaaaaatcagcagtgtatcaaatacttgttctccccactgtatatatatatatatatatatatatatatatatatatatatgccccaTTCAATATACTATTAAACAGAATAATGGAAATGAAAATATTATAGTTAaacaattataattattattttattgttgtgCAGTATTCAATACTATAGTTGTCTCACAGATGTGAGAGGGCAGCATCTgtgagtctctgagtcagtatcaaagtgagtaacaaaaGTTTTATTGAGAGAAGCACAAAGCAAAACCttagtttctgcctgtctgctctgagctcGGCAGGGTTTGCAGGAGCCTTTTTTGCATGAGCTGACTGAAGAACTTTCTGTAGCTGGACCGTAGCTTATGCACGAGTCATGGGACTTGTTCACGGCACCATTTCTGACGCACATAAGTGACAAACAGACATTTCAGGCCTTCACATAtgatatacacatacacataggcAGTGCCTGTACACCATATCTGCAAGGTCAGGCCAGGCTGACCCGGAACATCAGCTTCTCAAAAGGGATAATCACAAGACCGAGGTGATATGGAGTTCAGGACATAGCCTTCAGCAATAATATTTTTGAGCAAACAGATCACCATAGTATTTAGTGTAACTACATGACTAAGGAATACAACTATATAATTAAAGAACACAGCTAGTATTTAGAAAACTCAAACTGCCATCACATTTCATAACATCCTTTCCTGAACCAAACAACCTACAATTTtgaaaacctctgttttttGGTCTGCAGGTGCACGAACTTCATCAAAATGCCTGTCCAAGGCCTGCCATATAAGCCACAAAACTTGGAGGAAGACAAGGTCCTCTGTGACAAACTGAGGAAGCAGGGAACCACAGTTATAGAAAAGCGTTTGGCCAAAATAAAGAAGGGGACTTTCCCCACTAACGGAAGCCCTGCAAAATGCAGCGAATGGTGGGAGGAGCTCAAAGAGggtaaaaagaaagccaaataTGCCATGACCATCATGGCTTCTGAGTATGAACCTATGGTCAAGCAGTTGGACAGGTGCAGGCAAAAAGTGTTAGGGCTGGAGAGCAAGATACAATCTCAAGAGGAAGCGATCAACATGCTGAAGAGGACACTGCAGGCACAGGAAGAAGAAAACAAATGTCTGAGAAAGTGTAACGAGCAAAACAAGTGGCTGAAGTTGAATCTTCAGGCTGGTGAAGAAGAGATCAAGAGATTGAAGCGGAAATGTGATTCCAATGAAGAAGAGATCGACACACTGAAGCAGATCCGTGATTCCAATGAAGAAGAGATCGACACACTGAACCAGATCCGTGATTCCAATGAAGAAGAGATCGACACACTGAAGCAGATCCGTGATTCCAATGAAGAGGAGATCGACACACTGAAGCAGATCCGTGATTTCAATGAAGAGGAGATCGACACACTGAAGCAGATCCGTGATTTCAATGAAGAATACATCAAGAGACTGAAGCAGACACGTGATTCCAATGAGGAAGAGATCGACACACTGAAGCTGAAACTGGAGCAAATGCAAATCTCACAAAATGACCTGGATTTAGAGCCATACAACTTCAACTATGAGTTCAGGAAGAAGACAGAGGAATGGGTTGCAATCAGAGCACCAAAACAGGAGGTTATGAAGGAGAGGGACAGCATTGTCCCCTACAACTCTGCACAGATGGAGAGAGTGTTGTTCGAGTTACACGAGTGTGTGTCAAAAGCTCTGGGGCCCGGGGAAAGACTCTTCAGTCTATACCACCTCAGTAACCCTCTATACCTCTTATCTGTTGTTAATAATGCAGACCAGGAATATAAGGACATATGTATAGATCATCTCAGCAGTTACGCACATATGCTTAGCAAGGCTGTGGCTACAGAAAAAAGGAAGCTTGAAGCTGAGAGAAAGAACCAGTGTTTACACTGTGGCAAGAAAGGCCACATTCAAAAACGGTGCAGGAAGCCTGGAGGGGGTGCTGAGGTCGGTCCAAATGATTGCTTTAGATGTGGGAAACATGGCCACTGGGCCAGACATTGCATGATGTAGATAAAGCGTGAAGTCCACTGTAAAAGGTAGTAGATGATGTAGTGGACAGAGGGTATCCTTTGGTTCTTCTCTTgagttttgaaataaaaaatagcTTGATTTTAGCTTGATTATTCAGTCaaaaatagttgatcctgcttctgttggactaactgtccagggaaggctactgctgtgaggatttgattgcattcagtgaatgAGCACAAAAACACTGCTCTATCTTATCAAACATCTTTAGATCAGATGCATTAGATTAACTAACACTGGCACTTACTTGACACCTACTGATATAGAAGTGTTAGTAAGACATGTATATAAGCCTTGGGaaaaacttttacatcaagtgatggtTCTCTATAGACAGctcaaaggttcttcatgctcacCCATTCTAAACTCTCTATTATATTCTTTATTGATCTAGAGGTGGTTCTTGTATGGCTTTTTCTCACAGAAGCTTgtttatttgtaaatgtgtgggTCAATCAATGTGCATTGTCCCTAAAATGCAgattaaaatgaagaaaaaaagtaaaacattaCTGCTAAAAATTGCTAAATTACTGCCAGTTAGTTAGGTGTTGCTTATAGCGTCAGTCATCCACAAATAAccacaaat
Coding sequences within it:
- the LOC140550357 gene encoding uncharacterized protein, which produces MPVQGLPYKPQNLEEDKVLCDKLRKQGTTVIEKRLAKIKKGTFPTNGSPAKCSEWWEELKEGKKKAKYAMTIMASEYEPMVKQLDRCRQKVLGLESKIQSQEEAINMLKRTLQAQEEENKCLRKCNEQNKWLKLNLQAGEEEIKRLKRKCDSNEEEIDTLKQIRDSNEEEIDTLNQIRDSNEEEIDTLKQIRDSNEEEIDTLKQIRDFNEEEIDTLKQIRDFNEEYIKRLKQTRDSNEEEIDTLKLKLEQMQISQNDLDLEPYNFNYEFRKKTEEWVAIRAPKQEVMKERDSIVPYNSAQMERVLFELHECVSKALGPGERLFSLYHLSNPLYLLSVVNNADQEYKDICIDHLSSYAHMLSKAVATEKRKLEAERKNQCLHCGKKGHIQKRCRKPGGGAEVGPNDCFRCGKHGHWARHCMM